In a single window of the Olivibacter sp. SDN3 genome:
- a CDS encoding LemA family protein, with protein sequence MLILFTLLILGLLFGTVSSYNSLQKLAQDVRANGSNIQVALSKKLASINQLIDVVKNYQEGEQLVQLKVSQDTSTANMANSYQQSGTVLATVQGIAEKFPNLKASEQYHRLIDSIQACELNIQQSREKYNHAVKEYNTKRVRVPTVFIAKSFGFPEAPYLQFDISGINEITSLKDFKTDDGERLQQMLSGAGNKVVNLASKAGKVGKDFATKIKENNTNK encoded by the coding sequence ATGTTGATTTTATTTACCCTGCTTATTCTAGGTCTGTTGTTTGGTACAGTAAGTTCTTATAACAGTTTACAAAAACTTGCGCAAGATGTAAGGGCGAATGGCTCAAACATTCAAGTTGCGCTAAGTAAAAAACTCGCTTCGATCAATCAATTAATTGATGTGGTCAAGAATTATCAAGAGGGTGAGCAATTAGTGCAACTCAAGGTATCTCAGGATACTTCTACTGCCAACATGGCCAATTCTTACCAACAATCTGGAACCGTTTTGGCCACCGTTCAGGGCATCGCAGAGAAATTCCCCAATTTGAAGGCAAGTGAACAATACCATCGTTTAATAGACAGTATACAAGCTTGCGAACTGAACATTCAACAGTCGCGTGAGAAATACAATCACGCTGTAAAAGAATACAATACAAAAAGGGTAAGGGTACCCACTGTTTTTATTGCCAAGTCCTTCGGTTTTCCGGAAGCGCCCTATTTACAGTTCGACATTTCCGGCATCAATGAGATAACTTCATTGAAGGACTTTAAGACCGACGATGGCGAACGTTTACAGCAAATGCTAAGTGGAGCTGGCAATAAAGTCGTTAATCTCGCTAGTAAAGCAGGCAAAGTAGGTAAAGACTTTGCCACCAAAATAAAGGAAAATAACACCAATAAATAG
- a CDS encoding LytTR family DNA-binding domain-containing protein, with the protein MSDCMIRTLIIDDEAHAIERLTQLLAHHCGDDIRILGHAQQFEEGFNAIQSTQPDLIFLDIEIGENTGFELLRRFDQPSFSVIFTTAYERYALQAIKFSALDYLLKPIDPEDLIVAVEKRKNLYEAKQHHAQLELLFNNLSLFKQGLSKIMVPSLQGFELLNITEITRCQSDVNYTTIFLVNGKNIMVAKTIKEFEHLLSPHHFYRIHQSHLVNLQYVLRYHKGKGGTVILQDGHELPVATRRKDGFLQKIQSVIYRSKRNG; encoded by the coding sequence ATTGACGCAGCTTTTGGCGCATCACTGCGGAGACGATATCCGAATATTAGGGCATGCCCAACAGTTTGAGGAAGGATTCAACGCGATACAATCCACTCAACCGGATTTGATATTTCTTGACATCGAAATAGGCGAAAATACTGGTTTCGAGTTGTTACGGCGTTTTGATCAACCCAGTTTTTCGGTGATATTTACTACAGCTTACGAGCGGTATGCCCTACAGGCAATTAAATTCAGCGCCCTGGATTACCTGCTTAAACCGATCGATCCGGAGGATTTGATCGTGGCTGTGGAAAAAAGAAAAAATTTATACGAAGCCAAGCAGCACCATGCACAACTTGAGCTTTTATTTAACAATTTATCTTTGTTTAAGCAAGGGCTTTCGAAGATAATGGTTCCCTCCTTACAGGGTTTTGAATTACTGAATATAACAGAGATTACCCGTTGCCAGAGCGATGTAAATTATACCACGATATTTCTCGTTAATGGAAAAAATATCATGGTGGCTAAAACCATCAAGGAGTTTGAACATCTACTATCCCCCCATCATTTTTATCGTATCCATCAGTCGCACCTCGTCAACCTCCAATATGTTCTTCGTTATCATAAAGGAAAGGGGGGCACCGTTATTCTCCAAGATGGCCATGAGCTACCTGTAGCAACACGTCGAAAAGATGGTTTTCTACAAAAAATTCAAAGCGTCATTTATCGTTCAAAAAGAAACGGATAA